CGGCGTGCTTTCCGCCGTACTCAACCATTGGACCCATCGAAATTTCTGCCGGGGCGGTGATTATGTCGAAGGGTTCAAGACCAAGCATCGCCTGGAAGACTATGTCAAAGACTATGAGGGCCAGCAACAGTGCCGGAACGGTAATGCTCCACCCCTGGGTCTGCTGGAGGACCACTATCTCGCTCAGTTTGAAGGTTCCCCAGTGCTGGATGAGGGCTATCAGTGCCAGGCCGTAGGGCAGCTGCATTGCCACCATGGTCAGCAGACCACGCTGGACACCAAGGGCCGAGTACGGGTTTCCGGAGCTCATGGCACCGAGCATTATTCCGAGCATTGGAACCTCAAGGAGGTAGGCAACGACGATGAGGTCAGCGTTGGTGCTGAAGAGCTGGAAGTTCGCTATTGGGAGGAAGAGGAGGGCCGCTATGCTCGCACCGAGGGCGAATACAGGACCAAAGTCGTAGATAAGGCCGTGGCTCACGCTCTCCTTCTTGCCCAACAGCTTGAGAGTGTCTATTATCGGCTGGTATATTGGAGGCCCAATCCTCCTCTGTATCCTCGCCATGGCTTTTCTCTCGATACCCATGAAGATGAAACCCATGAAGGTGGCGTATACCAGTATCCCAATGACCTCAAGTATGAGCTTCCAGTTCACTTCAATCATTCACAGCACCCCCCAGAGAGCGAGTATCAGGAGGATTATCGCCAGGTACCACGAGTAGGCCTGCACGTTCCCGTTGTAGAAGCCCTCCCTAAGAGCGTCCGCGAAGTCCTCGCTGAGCTGGGCGACTCTCTCGTAGAACCTGTCGAAACTGTACTTGAGCCAGAAAGCTAGGGCCTCCGCGAGCGGCAGGTAGAAGTTCTTCCTTATGCTGAGGTTGAACTCCTTCGTTACGGGGTTACCCGACTGGTAGGTGTTGGTGACGGGTATCTTTCTCGTCTTGGCCCCGTAGAGGTACACCAGTCCCGCTATGGCGATGCCCATGACGAGGGCTATTGCAACCAGCAGGGCGTTGTAGGTTCCTGTCTGAGTAACGAGCTTGTAATAATTGCCGCTGACGACATTCCCGCCGAGGGCCTTGTTGAGGTAGTTTGTCACAAGCCCTGGAGCTATTCCGAAGACGACGTTCGGAATTGCCAGTATAGTCATTGCTATGAGGAGCGGTAGCGGAGCTTCCTTCACGTCCTCAAGGTCGCTCGGCCTCTGACCGAACCAGACGGCGTAGAGGAACCTGACGACGTAGGCAAAGGCCAGTGCACTCCCGAGGAATATCGCTCCCGCGACGAGGGGCATGTGAGCCTGTATCGCCGCCTCATAGATGAGCCACTTGCTCGCGAACCCAGCCATCGGTGGTATTCCGGCGAGGCTGAGGACGGCTATGAGGGCCATCGCTAAGGTGTAGGGCATCTTCTCAGCCAGTCCGCCGAAGTCCTTGAACTCGGTCTTGCCTGTCTGGAGTATTATCGCCGCCGTGACGAGCCAGAAGAGGCCCTTGAAGACCGCATGACTTAGAACGTGGAAGAGACCTCCGGCGAAGCCAAGTCCAGTGCCGAGCCCAAAGGCAAGCAGGATGTAGCCGACCTGACCAACTGACGAGTAGGCGAAGAGCTTCCTGATGTCCTCCTGAAGGACGGCTAAGAAGCTGGCGACGACGACCGTTATCGCGCCTATCCACGCTATTATGTACGCGAATGTTATGTGACCGTGGAAGGTTCCCAGGGCGTAGTAGAGCTTGGCGCCCATCAGGATGTAGAGGAGCAAGATACCGTAGGTTCCGGCCTTGCTGAGGGCTCCGCTGAAGAAGGTCGTGTAGCTCTGGTCGGTCTCGCTGTATGCCCCGGGTGCCCAGACGTGGAGTGGCCAGGCACCTGCCTTGACGCCGAACGCCGTGAGGAAGAGGACGAATATAAGTGCAGTCTCACCCCTGCCGATGGCTCCGAGCATTGCGTCCATGTAGAGGGCCTGTCTTATCGCATCAAAGTCAAGGGCACCGGTCTTGGCGTAGATGAGCGCTATAGCGAGCAGCATGGAGTATGCTCCTATGACGCTCAGCACGAAGTACTTGAGGGACTCGTGCCTGTTCCTCTTGAGGACCATCATGAAGCTGGCGAAGGTCATCAGCTCCCAGAGCAGGAAGAAGCTGATGAAGTCCCAGCTGAGGAAGACACCGAGGACGCCGGTGTAGCTCATGAGGGCGAAGAGCCAGTCGTAGCCGCTCTTGCTCGTTGAGATCATACCGAAGGCCATGGCCAGTCCGACAAGGGAAGCTATTGCCGCAAAGTACCAGTTGAGGGTTCCCAGCTTAAAGGTTACCTGGAAGCCGCCTGCGCTGAGCTGGTAGGTTATCGGGTTGTTGGGGTTGTCTACAACGCTCGGATAGAGCTTGGCGAGGAGAGCGAGCGGAGTGGCCGCGCCGATAACCCCAATAAGCTCGCGAACTCCCCTGAGGTTTATCAACCAGGCGAGCACTCCAGCAAGGAGAGGAGTAAAGAGGATAATCGGTATCTCGTTCATGCTCCCACCCCCATAAGAGGAACGTTCTTGATGTAGTTAGCCACGTTGAAGACGTCCTGACCTGCTTTCTGAGCTATTGTCCATATGTCGTTCGGGTAAACACCTATGGCTATTATCAATGCAGCGAGGAAGATCGCTATGACGCCTATGGCGAAGTTCTCCCTAACCCTCTCGCCGCCTTCAACGAACCACATTGTGTGGATCAGCCTGAGGTAATAGACCGCCTCGACGACGCTGGCACCAAGGATGAGAGCGACGCTCCAGGGATAGCCTGCCTCGACACCGGCGAGGAGTATCCTGACCTTGCTCCAGAAGATGTTGAAGAGAGGTATTCCGACAGCGGCGAGGGAGCCTATTGTGAGTGTTATGGCGGTCAAAGGCATCCTCTTGCCGAGTCCCTGGAAGTTCTCGATGGTGGTTCCGCCGAGGGCAACGCCGACGTACCCGACTGTGAGGAACAGGAGGGCCTTGACTATGGCGTGGTTCACCATGTGGAAGACTCCCGCGTCAACGCCTGCCTGCGTACCGAGTGCCAGGGCAAAGGCTATCATTCCCACCTGGCTGATTGATGAGTAAGCTACCATCCTCTTGACGTCCCTCTGCCTCAGAGCCGAGAACTCGGCGACGACAACGGTCAGCGTGGCCATTGCTATGACAAGCTTGAGGACGCCGCTCCACCCGTTTGCGTTCTGGAGTATGTAGAGGAGCCTGGCTATTGCGTAGAGGCCAGCCTTGACGACGAAGGCCGAGAACATAACGGTTACCGGGTGTGGTGCTGCTTGATAAGCATCCGGTGCCCATGCGTTGAGCGGGAAGAGCTCTGCCTCAACCGCCAGGCCGAAGATTATCAGCGCGAGGCCGACCTGGGCAACCGTCGGGTCAATGGTTCCGGCGAGCTGGGCGAGATGGGCCATGTTCAGGGTTCCGGTCGCTCCGTAGATGAGGGCAACGCCGATGAGGAAGAAGCTCGAACCGATCCCACCGAGAACGATGTACTTCATCGATGCCTCTGCTGCCTCACCGGTCTTGTTGTAGGCGGTGAGGGCGTAGGCCGTTATTGAGGTTATCTCCATGAAGACGAAGAGGTTGAAGATGTCTCCGGTAGCTATCATTCCGGTTGCACCGAGCATCAGCAGGAGGAAGAGCATGGCGTACTTGTCAACCGGCTCGATGGTGACGGCTTTAAAGCTGAAGAAGGCCATGAAGAAGCTGACGACAGCTATTATGAACACGAAGAGCGCCGCGAACTGGCCGATGTAGAGGTTGATTCCGACCGGAGGCCTCCAGCCGCCTGCCATGACTATTATCGGCTTTCCAGTGGAGTAGACTTCACTCGCCACCCAGCCGGCTATGGCCGCCTGAATTGCGGTTATGAGCACGAGGTAGCCCATTATAGCCTTTCTCCCGAGTCCCTTTATCAGGGGGACGAAGAAGGCGCTGATGAGCGGTAACGCAATGAGGAGCGAAGCGTACTGCCCGTTCATCCTCTCAACCTCCTTATCTCCTCAACGTTAAGGGTTCCGTACTTCTCGTAAATGATTATCGCGGCACTAAGGGCCATAGCAGTCGTGGCAACACCGATAACTATCGCCGTGAGGACGAGGGCCTGCGGAATTGGGTCAACGGCTTGAGTTGGGCCTATTCCCTCGCTCAGGATGGGTGCGCTCTTCCCGGAGACGTAGCCGATGCTTATGAGGAGAAGGTTTACTCCCGTCTCCATAATGCTGAGGCTGATGAGTATCTTCATGAGGTTCTTCTTGACGAGGACGCCGTAGAGGCCTATGAGAACCAAGGAAATTGCGCCGAAGTAGTAGATGCTTATGTGTGGGACGTTCATTCTCTCACCTCCTCCTTGAGCATGTTGTCGACGATGCCGCTCAGCTCGGTGCCGACCTTGATGCCGATTATCGTATAGATCACCGGTATGAAGCCGCCGCTGAAGAGCCTGCCGAGGTTGTTGGTTCCCCACTGCCAGGTCTGCCATATCCAGTCGAAGAGGAAGTAACCGCCAATTGCAAGACCGATGAGGCCGACGAGGACGTAGCTCATTCCGGCGATGCCCTCGGTCTTCTCAAAGGCCTTGTGCGGTACCTCATAGATTGTGAACGCCATGTAGAGCAGCAGGAAGGCCGTGGCTATCGTCGCTCCACCTGGGAAACCTCCACCCGGTGTGAGGTGTCCGTGGATGAAGATGTAGGCACCGAACATGACTATGAACGGGAAGAGAAGCTCCACGCCCGTTGTAAGGACTACTGAACCCTCGGTCTTTGCGGTTCTCTCCCTCTTCTTTCTCCAGAGGAGGGCTCCTACGCCAGTTGAGGCTATGAATAGAACAGTAACCTCACCGAGGGTATCGAAACCACGGTAGTTGACGACTATGGCCGTTACGGCGTTGACAGCTCCTGTCTGTTCTTTAACGTGCTGGAGGTAGTAGTGCCCAACGAGCATCTTGTCCTGGCCGAAGGGGACTCCGGCGAGGCCCTGGGCCAGCCAGTAGCCAATTATGAGGATTGAGATTATAGCGAGGGACCTCTTAAGTATGCTCACCATCTCACCCACCACCCGGGCTTCTCCTCTTCTTCGGTCTCAAAGCGCTGGGTTCTCTTAACTGCGAAGATAACTATCGCACCGCTCAGCGCTGCACCTATGGCCGCTTCTGTCATTGCAACATCTGGAGCCTGGAGCATGAAGAACAGGATCGACGCGAACAGGCTCACTGCGGCCATGCCGACTGCGGCGGCGAGCAGGTCTCTCCACTCCACTGCCAGTATTGCCGATATGATCATGAGGGCAACAACTATGTACTCGATACAGGCTACGCAGTTCATTCTTCACCACCCTCCAGTGGGGCGTCGGTTTCGGCTTTTTCCTTGGCCTCAAGGTGCTCGCGGTACTTGTCAACGACGCTTCCGTGCCAGAGGGGTATCCCGCTCATGTAGGCCGCCCTTATGAGGGCGTGGGCGCTTATCGGGTTGGTCAGGAGAAGGAACACTGCGATAACCGTGGCCTTCACGAGCCACGCCCATGAGAGGCCGTTTCCCACTGCCCAAACGCCGACGCCTATTATGACGCCGAGGGACCCAAGCGTGGCGCTCTTCGTTGAGGTCTGCATCCTGTTGTAAACGTCCGGCATCCTGATGAGACCGAGCGTCGAGAGGAAGTAGAAGAACGTTCCGATGAGCACGAGAGCCTCACCGAGAGCCGCGAGCGCGTTCATAGTCCTCCCTCCATGTAGCGTGCGAAGGCTATGACACCGCCAAAGGCCAGCATCGCGTAAACCAGGGCTACGTCGAGGAAGATGATGCGCTTGTAGTAGAGGGCAAAGAGCACCATCAGTCCGGTTGTTATCGTGGTCATGATGTCTACCGCCACCAGCCTGTCGGGAGTCGTTGGGCCGACCATGAAGCGGTACATGCTGAGCAGTGTCGCTATCGCTATGAGTGCCAGATAAATACCTACCCCTATCATCCGAAGATCACCTTCAGGAATTTTTCAAAGGGCCTTGTGATGTTCTCGGAGGCCTTCTCAACGTGTTCCTCTTCGGTTTCGGCATGGAGAACCTCGTCAGGAACCCATATCCAGTGGATGAAGTAGTTGTCGCCGTCGACGTCGAGGGTTATCGTTCCAGGCGTGAGGGTTATCGAGTTCGCCAGGGAGAGCTTCCCCGGGTTGGTCTTGAGGATGGTCTTGCAGTGGACGATGCCGGGCCTTATGGGCCTCTTGGGGTGGAGAACCCTGTAGGCAACATCAAGGTTGGCCATAATCATTGCCCACAGGAAGTAGGGCGCGTAGGCTATCGCGTAGGCAACCCTCTTGGGATGGAGGTTCGCCAGTCCTCTCGTTGTAAAGATTGGGTAAGTTATCGCAGCCACTATCGCTGATAGAACAAAGCCGAAGATGAGCTCCTGTTCGTCGAGGCTTGCCGTCAGTGCCAGCCATATTAAAAACAGGATTATCAGGGTGTAGAGGTACCTGCTAACTTTACTCGCTTCCTCCATTCATCAACCCTCCAGAGAGTCTCAGCAGTTCTGGACTGCTAACAGGAGGTTTCCAACGATACCTTATAAACGTTATCTGCAAAGAACAAAGGTTTAGAACTTTTGGTTAAAATGGGGGTATCTAATTTGTCCAGCAGTCCAAATAAGCGGGCATTAAAGTCCCTTCTCGTTGAAAAGCTCCCAAAAATCTTCCAAAAATATTAGAATGAGAGTAGTGAAAGAAGCAGAAAATTCGGTCAATAAATGGATATCCTCTTGACACCTTCGAGCTTGGAGAGCTCGTTGATTAGGTCTCCCGGTATGGGCCTCTCTGTGATTATTGTAAGGGTCGCCTCGGGGTAGAGTTCAGGGTCTTCGGCGACTACCTGTATGATGTTTATGTCGTGCTCAGCTATCTTCTGGGCAATCTTCGCGAGTATTCCAACTGCCCTCGGTTCCGGCTCTATCTCGATGACGCCGTAGCCCACGTGCCTGCCTACGTGTTTCATGTGGACAGTCGGCTCGAGGTTCGTGTATATGTCTCTCAGCTCTGGAACCTTGAGTATCATGCCAACGGTCTCCTTAACTACCCTCCTGTCAACGTCGAGGGCCTTGGCTATCTTGGTGTACGGGACTTCGATGTCCCCTGCCTTTATCTTCATGTCATCAGAGACCCTGAGACCGTACTTCAGGAGGGTCTTTGCTATGAGTTTCCTAACCGGATATTCGTCAAAGTAGTGTTCGATCCGTCCCCACATTCCACATCACCCGCTTAAGTTCACTACTATACTTTTTGCATCATCAATATTAAAATGTTTCCATGTCCACATAATGACAATCCAAATAGTTTAAAAATTTTGAGAATGGATAAAAAAGCCATCGTCGGATTTTTAAAAGCTGGGGAGAAACCCGCCGACATGATTGAAGTTGTACTGCCACATGTGACCTTTGAAGACCTTGGCGAGAGCATAAGGCTGGTGTGGAGGGAGACCCTTTACGCAGACTTCGAAAAAAAAGAGCTTATCAGAGTAATCAGACGTAAGTACCGCGTGAGGCCTGAACTAGTTGTGAGAGATGGGAGGCTTTTCATAGACACGGACTATCCTGGGATTGAGAAGTACATTGCGATCTACATCCAGAACAACCTAGGTGCTCTCCTCAGAAACAGGTATACGAAGCGAAGAGTCCTCTATATCCACGAAGGCCTTGATGTCCCCCTTCTAGGTTACAACGCCTTTGGCCTTATTGACAGGGGAACTAACTTGATCCAGGTTAGGGGAGTGAGTGGCTGTAACCTGAGCTGTGTCTTCTGCTCCGTTGATGAGGGTCCCTATTCAAGGACGAGGAAGCTTGACTATGTCGTTGATATAGACTACCTTATGAAGTGGTTCGATAAGGTTGCCCGGATAAAGGGGAGGGGCCTCGAGGCCCACCTCGACGGTCAGGGCGAGCCGCTCATCTACCCCTTCCGCGTCGAGCTCGTTCAAGCGCTCAGGGAGCATCCAAACGTCTCGGTTATTTCAATGCAGAGCAACGGGACTCTCCTAACAGACAAGCTCGTTGAGGAGCTGGCAGAGGCAGGTCTCGACAGGGTGAACCTCTCCATCCACTCCCTCGACCCGGAGAAGGCGAAGATGCTCATGGGGATGAAGAGCTACGATTTGGAGCACGTCCTTGACATGGAAGAGGCCCTTGTGAACGCTGGAATAGACGTCCTCATAGCACCTGTCATAATTTTCGGAGTGAACGACGACGAGGCCGAGGCCTTCATAGAGTTCGCGAGGAAGATCGGCGCGGGAAGGCGCTGGCCAGCTCTGGGCTTCCAGAACTACGTCCCATACAAGTTCGGCAGGAACCCAGTTATAGCAAAGGTCAAGCCCTTTAAGGAGTTTTACGCCTGGCTCAGGCACCTTGAGGAAAAAACCGGGATGAGGCCTCTCGTTCTAAAGCCTGAACACTTTGGGATGGAAAAAAGAGAGTTTATCCCCTTGGCTTTTAGGCCCGGAGAGGTAGTTAAGGCGGAAGTTGTTCTCCCTGGGAGGATAGAAGGCGAGATGATAGCAAAGGCCAGAAACAGGCTCATTGAGGTCGTAAACACTCGGGCAGAAGTCGGGGACAGGATCAGGGTTAGGATAGTGAGGACGAGGCACGGGATTTACATCGGAACACCAGTGTAGCTCAATGTTTCCCAATATCTTGAACAAAATTTGTAACATTTCCCACATGCTCAATGGAGTTACCAGCTCCCTCAAAGACCCGAACGAGATTATCAAGGGGCAGGAAAGCCACACTGTCTTGTCGAATCTCCCCAGCAACCAGACGGACACTGGAAACCCGTGGAGAACTCTCAACTCCCGGAATCTGGAGTATACACTGTTGATCAAGTAAACAAAACTCTCATTAAGGAGGTTCTTGATCCAACAGACTGGTATGTGGGAAACACTTCTCTAAGCTCCGACTATGCATACAGGGTGTACAATGACACCCTGAAGATAGTCGAAAACTCAACCAAGACCTCCGAATCAATAATAGAGAAGTTCCTCGGGATCTTTAAGATCAGCACAGACAACAATGAGACTCAGAACGGAGTCGAGCAGTTATTGGACAGTGCCATGGAAAAGGTCCAGAACATCACAAAGTCAACCGAAGATTATTTAAGTTCTATCTTTAGTGGCGACCATTGAGATCCTTTAATTTTTATTGTTGGAAAACATTTTTAAATCGATAGTGTAATCTCTGGTTTGGTGATTATATGCGATCAAGAGTTTTCGTGTACATTTTACTTGCGGTAGCCCTCTCATTTATCTTGGTATTGGGCTTTGCCGTTGCAAGTGAGTCTTAAATGCTCTCAGATTACTCTGGAGGGAGCTATCACAGTGGAGCCACACTAACTTCCGGAGCCGGTAATGAGTGGAAAGAAGCACCTGAAAATCCCAAAGTTGTTTACATCTCAGTGCTGGCCCCAGAACCCTACGGGCAAGTTATTGAACGCTCGATAACAGAGGTTGCAAAGGTTCACAACTTAACCCCAATAGTGGTTGATGACATCATAAATTACGACCTAAAGGGCCGAGTTGTAATCGCTTACTTTCCCATGGTCGGTGAGGACAATCGCCTCCTTAAAAAGACGTACAGGCTCTCGGGCATTCTGTACTACTCATATCCGGGAGACGCTGAGTCCGCTATTGAGGCCATAAACGAGGGGATCGTGCTCTCCGAGGACGGGATAGACAAATCGTCCCAGAGCTTGATCCAAAGGAGCGTCAGGCGATTACTTGAACTAAAAATTGCCAACCAATCAACTGGAGTTGCCTACTGGTGGAACTTGAAGGCAAGTGTCGGTGTGCTCACGAGTAGAGATCCCTATGAGATGATAGCCGATGAGGTGGCAAACGAGCTCGACCAGTTCCTGAAAAGTGATGAAACTTAAATGAAGCGGGAGCTTCTGACCCTCAGCTCCCCCTTCTCATAGAGCTCAAGCAGGATTTTTGCAATCCTTTCTCCCGCTTTTCCATCCCCGAACGGGTTTGGTGCCCCAGCCATTCTTTCATAGAACTCTCTGTCCTTCATCAGCTTTCTTAGGTAGAGAAGTACTCTCTCTTTTTCTAGACCGACCAGAACGTTGCCGCCTGCCTTGACTGTCTCCGGCCTTTCGGTGTTGTAGCGGAGGGTCAAACAGGGCACGTCAAGGATTATCGCTTCTTCTTGGACGCCTCCGGAGTCGGTCATCACGGCGAAGGCGTTCTTCTCCAGCCTCAGGAAGTCTAGGTAGCCGAGCGGTTTGGTGATTATGAGGTGTTCTATCGAAGTAACTCTCTCCCAGAGTCCGAATACCTTGAGCCTGTTCTCTGTCCTTGGGTGGATTGGATAAACGGCCCTCATCGGTAGACTTTCGAGAATTTCAACGAGCCTGGTGAGGTTTTCCCTGCTGTCGGTGTTCTCTGCGCGGTGGGCCGTTATAAGAATGTACTCTTTGGGCTTTAGGCCGAGCCTTTCAAGGATGTCGCTCTTTTCCTCCGCCATAATGGAGTTCTGAAGGACGGCGTCAACTATCGTGTTCCCCACAACGTAAACGTTCTCGGTTATGCCCTCCCGTTCAAGGTTTTTTCTGGCCTCTTCAGTCGGCGGGAAAAGGACTTCGCTCACATGGTCAGCTAGGATTCTGTTTATCTCCTCGGGCATCGTTCGATCAAAGCTCCTTAGCCCGCCCTCAACGTGAGCCACTGGTATCTTCAGCTTTACACTCGCTAGGGCACCTGCTAGAACCGTGTTGGTGTCCCCCTGAACCAGGGTGACGTCGGGTTTCTCTTCCATCAGGACTCTTTCGATTTTAATCATGGCCTTTCCCGTCTGCTCCGCCTGTGTTCCAGAGCCCACCTCAAGGTGGTAGTCTATCGGCGGAAGCTCGAGCTCCTCAAGAAAGACCCTGCTCATCTCGTAGTCGTAGTGCTGACCGGTATGGATAAGGAGCGGCTTAATCCCCATTTCAAGGAGAGCCCTAACGACAGGAGCAAGCTTGATTATTTCGGGTCTGGTTCCGAATACGAGGGCGGGTTTCAATACTCCCCCCTCCCGATGCCCTTAAAGAGGAATCCCCTAGGGGGTTCGTCTATGACGTGCCTGCCGTCTATCAGGATCCTCGTCCTCATAAGCTTCCCAAGCTCCCCCCAGTCTAGGCTCTTAAAGGCTGTGTGGTCGGTGGCAATGACCACTGCATCGGCACCGCTCAGGGCTTCCTCTATGCTTCCTACCGTCCCCTTAACGAACGGATCATAGCTCCTGACTTCCTTAACGTCGTCTTCTATGGCTTCTATGAAAGCTATGGCTGGAGAGTTCCTAGTGTCGTCGCTGTTTCCCTTGTAGGCGAGGCCAAGAACTGCAACCACAGCGTCCTCGGGCGGAATGTTGAGCTGTTTAAACGCGGAGAAGAGGAGATCCTTGGTGAAGAGCGGCATTGAGTCGTTTACTTCCCTGGCGTTCCTTATGAGGCCAAAATCTTCCCTGGCTGGCCAGAGGAGGAGGTGGGGATCCTTTGGAAGGCAGTGCCCACCAACGCCGATTCCAGGGATGTGGATGTTCACGCGCGGGTGCGTGTTGGCCAGCTCTATAGCCTCAAAGACGTTTATCCCGTACTGGTGAGCCAGGAAAGCGAACTCGTTTGCAAGTGCGATGTTCACATCACGGAAGGTGTTCTCCATGAGCTTCACAACTTCGCTCACGGTAGAGCTGGTCTTAAAGGTCTGTCCCTTAACAAAGGAGCGGTAGAGATTTTCGGCCAGCTCCGCACTCTCAGGGGTTATCCCACCAAAGATTCTGGAGTTGTACACAAGCTCCTTGAATATCTTACCCGGCATGACCCTCTCCGGCGCGTGAACCATGTAGAAGTCCTCGCCCGCCTTGAACCTCGTTATCTCTTCAATCAGCTTTGCCATTTTGACCGTTGTCAGCGGCGGAACGGTGCTCTCTATCACAATGAGGGAACCCTTTTTCATCCGCTCAGCGACTGTCCTAACGGCACTTTCAAGGTAGCTTAAGTCTGGAGTCTTGTCCTCCCTTAGGGGGGTCTGGACGCAGATTATATAGGCGTCTTTTTCCCTAATGTCCTCAGGATCAGAAGTCGCTCTCAGATTGCCGCTTAAGACGGCCTTTTTTAGGAGTTCATCTATCTCAGGTTCGACTATGTGAGCTTTTCCGGAGTTTATGCTCCTGACGACGTCTTCTCTTATTTCATAGCCTATGACCTTAAATCCTGCATTTGCGAACATTATCGCAGTAGGCAGTCCAATGTATCCGAGCCCAATTACAGCAATTTCCTTCACCAGTCACCACCCGGAGGAGCTATCCTGGACGGAATAAAAGCCTTTTCCAGCTAACGGTTGCGAAAATGTTGTAGGGCATAATGCGTTGGTTAGTCATCCCAACTTCTCAAAAATTCGAGATAATTTTGAGGATGCTTGTAAATAGGTGCTTAATAACTTGTTTCATCGAAAGAAAGTGTTAGAAAGCTTTTTCGGTTAAATGGTTAAATTCAATGACACTAAAAAAACGCCTTCAAAACGGTTTTTAGGAAACCCTTATAATGGACAAAGGCGTCCAGTTATTGGACGGTGATAGAATGAAGGTCTGGGTGGATATAACCAACGCGCCTCACGCTCACTTTTTTAAGGGCCTAATAAGAGAGCTTGAAAACTCAGGCTACGAAGTTATAATCACCACAAGGGAGTTCGACGGACTGACTGGAATTCTTGATATGCTTGGTTTCGACTACTACGTCGTCGGGAAGCACGGTGGTGCCACCCTCGAAGGAAAGCTTTTGGCAAGCTCTGAGAGGGTTTACAAACTCAGCAAGCT
This region of Thermococcus stetteri genomic DNA includes:
- the wecB gene encoding non-hydrolyzing UDP-N-acetylglucosamine 2-epimerase; amino-acid sequence: MKPALVFGTRPEIIKLAPVVRALLEMGIKPLLIHTGQHYDYEMSRVFLEELELPPIDYHLEVGSGTQAEQTGKAMIKIERVLMEEKPDVTLVQGDTNTVLAGALASVKLKIPVAHVEGGLRSFDRTMPEEINRILADHVSEVLFPPTEEARKNLEREGITENVYVVGNTIVDAVLQNSIMAEEKSDILERLGLKPKEYILITAHRAENTDSRENLTRLVEILESLPMRAVYPIHPRTENRLKVFGLWERVTSIEHLIITKPLGYLDFLRLEKNAFAVMTDSGGVQEEAIILDVPCLTLRYNTERPETVKAGGNVLVGLEKERVLLYLRKLMKDREFYERMAGAPNPFGDGKAGERIAKILLELYEKGELRVRSSRFI
- a CDS encoding radical SAM protein, with the translated sequence MIEVVLPHVTFEDLGESIRLVWRETLYADFEKKELIRVIRRKYRVRPELVVRDGRLFIDTDYPGIEKYIAIYIQNNLGALLRNRYTKRRVLYIHEGLDVPLLGYNAFGLIDRGTNLIQVRGVSGCNLSCVFCSVDEGPYSRTRKLDYVVDIDYLMKWFDKVARIKGRGLEAHLDGQGEPLIYPFRVELVQALREHPNVSVISMQSNGTLLTDKLVEELAEAGLDRVNLSIHSLDPEKAKMLMGMKSYDLEHVLDMEEALVNAGIDVLIAPVIIFGVNDDEAEAFIEFARKIGAGRRWPALGFQNYVPYKFGRNPVIAKVKPFKEFYAWLRHLEEKTGMRPLVLKPEHFGMEKREFIPLAFRPGEVVKAEVVLPGRIEGEMIAKARNRLIEVVNTRAEVGDRIRVRIVRTRHGIYIGTPV
- a CDS encoding UDP-N-acetyl-D-mannosamine dehydrogenase; this encodes MKEIAVIGLGYIGLPTAIMFANAGFKVIGYEIREDVVRSINSGKAHIVEPEIDELLKKAVLSGNLRATSDPEDIREKDAYIICVQTPLREDKTPDLSYLESAVRTVAERMKKGSLIVIESTVPPLTTVKMAKLIEEITRFKAGEDFYMVHAPERVMPGKIFKELVYNSRIFGGITPESAELAENLYRSFVKGQTFKTSSTVSEVVKLMENTFRDVNIALANEFAFLAHQYGINVFEAIELANTHPRVNIHIPGIGVGGHCLPKDPHLLLWPAREDFGLIRNAREVNDSMPLFTKDLLFSAFKQLNIPPEDAVVAVLGLAYKGNSDDTRNSPAIAFIEAIEDDVKEVRSYDPFVKGTVGSIEEALSGADAVVIATDHTAFKSLDWGELGKLMRTRILIDGRHVIDEPPRGFLFKGIGRGEY